From a region of the bacterium genome:
- the rfbB gene encoding dTDP-glucose 4,6-dehydratase, whose amino-acid sequence MQNRLLKNILVTGGAGFIGANFIRYLFSLKEFKGTIFNVDALTYAGNLMNLNDISEKYPKRYFFYHYNICDKKKISELIQKQNIDTIINFAAESHVDRSIINPETFIKTNVSGTFNLLETARLFWKDRQDVVFHQVSTDEVYGSLGKKGFFKETTPYAPRSPYSASKAAGDLIAKSYYHTYQLPVTVSNCSNNYGPYQFPEKLVPLMLNNMLENRPLPLYGDGKHIRDWIYVEDHISGIWSILKKGNAGESYNIGGDNEYENKRLVFLLCEIVAEEAGLNIEKLTKLITYVKDRQGHDRRYAIDCNKIKDTLGWKQKFTMMKGLKKTVRWYLTNTLWTERVKSGEYLDWIKICYNNR is encoded by the coding sequence ATGCAGAACAGATTGTTAAAAAATATTCTGGTAACAGGTGGTGCAGGTTTTATAGGTGCAAATTTTATACGTTACCTTTTTTCTCTAAAGGAATTTAAAGGCACGATTTTTAATGTAGATGCGCTTACTTATGCCGGCAACTTGATGAATCTAAACGATATTTCAGAAAAATATCCAAAACGATATTTTTTTTACCACTATAACATTTGTGACAAAAAGAAAATATCTGAATTAATTCAAAAGCAGAATATTGATACCATTATAAATTTTGCAGCAGAATCTCATGTAGATAGGTCTATAATTAACCCTGAAACTTTTATCAAAACAAATGTATCAGGTACCTTTAATTTACTTGAAACAGCAAGACTATTCTGGAAGGATAGGCAAGATGTTGTTTTTCACCAGGTAAGCACTGATGAAGTTTATGGTTCTTTGGGCAAAAAGGGCTTTTTTAAAGAAACAACTCCTTATGCTCCAAGGAGCCCTTATTCAGCATCTAAGGCAGCAGGGGACCTGATTGCAAAAAGTTACTACCATACATACCAACTACCTGTTACTGTTTCTAACTGTTCTAATAATTACGGTCCTTACCAGTTTCCAGAAAAACTTGTTCCGCTTATGCTTAACAATATGCTTGAAAACAGACCTCTTCCATTATATGGGGACGGAAAGCATATTAGAGATTGGATATATGTGGAGGACCATATTTCTGGTATCTGGTCTATATTAAAAAAAGGCAACGCAGGAGAATCTTATAATATTGGTGGAGATAATGAGTATGAAAATAAAAGATTAGTCTTTCTTTTATGCGAAATAGTAGCAGAAGAGGCAGGATTAAATATAGAAAAACTAACAAAACTTATAACGTACGTAAAAGATAGGCAAGGACACGATAGACGGTATGCCATAGATTGTAACAAAATAAAAGACACGCTCGGATGGAAACAGAAGTTTACTATGATGAAAGGGTTAAAAAAGACTGTTAGGTGGTATCTAACTAATACTTTATGGACAGAAAGAGTGAAAAGCGGTGAATACCTTGACTGGATAAAGATTTGTTATAATAACAGATAA